The following proteins are co-located in the Thermodesulfobacteriota bacterium genome:
- the rsmI gene encoding 16S rRNA (cytidine(1402)-2'-O)-methyltransferase, with product MAGKLYIVGTPIGNLEDITLRALRTLKEADVIACEDTRTTRKLLSRYGIEKPLLSYHEHNETVRAEEIAALLAEGKSVALVTDAGTPCISDPGYRAVRLASERGFEVLPVPGPSAAIAALSVSGLPTSGFVFLGFPPRTRKALGEFLTRVKDYPETLVFYESPNRAEKTLKVMLDTLGDRNVSLGREITKLYEETIRGRISQVLERVEEKGSVKGEVTLIVEGADRKAAKPDSETVESLLEGYRAEGLSLKDAVRKTTEETGASKSSTYKRALEIWGKG from the coding sequence ATGGCGGGAAAGCTCTACATAGTCGGAACCCCGATCGGGAACCTCGAAGACATCACACTCCGCGCCCTCAGGACGCTTAAAGAGGCGGACGTTATCGCGTGCGAGGATACGCGGACGACGCGGAAGCTCCTCTCCCGCTACGGGATAGAAAAGCCCCTCCTCAGCTACCACGAGCACAACGAGACGGTCCGTGCCGAGGAAATCGCCGCGCTGCTCGCCGAAGGCAAAAGCGTCGCACTCGTCACCGACGCAGGCACGCCCTGCATATCCGACCCGGGCTACAGGGCTGTAAGGCTCGCCTCGGAGCGCGGCTTCGAAGTGCTTCCCGTGCCGGGCCCCTCGGCCGCTATCGCGGCCCTCAGCGTATCGGGACTGCCGACATCGGGATTCGTATTTCTCGGCTTTCCTCCGAGGACACGGAAAGCCCTCGGCGAATTCCTCACGCGTGTAAAGGACTACCCCGAAACGCTCGTCTTCTACGAATCCCCGAACCGTGCGGAGAAAACGCTAAAAGTCATGCTCGATACCCTCGGCGACAGGAACGTCTCGCTCGGGAGGGAGATTACCAAACTCTACGAAGAGACGATTAGGGGCAGAATCTCCCAGGTCCTGGAGCGCGTAGAAGAGAAGGGAAGCGTGAAAGGCGAGGTGACACTCATCGTCGAGGGTGCGGACAGGAAGGCGGCAAAGCCCGACTCGGAAACTGTGGAAAGCCTGCTGGAAGGGTACAGGGCCGAAGGTCTCAGCCTGAAGGATGCCGTGAGAAAAACGACGGAGGAAACGGGCGCATCCAAGAGCAGCACATACAAACGTGCGCTCGAAATATGGGGAAAGGGATAG
- a CDS encoding DNA starvation/stationary phase protection protein: MKKQRSDKDYKNIGSRAKPFVHEEAIEIQPYGMIVKLPIALSEKVCAKSVENLNQVLADTMTLRDLYKKHHWQVAGHTFYQLHLLYDKHFGEQSELVDTIAERIQLLGGISLAMAADIAETTMIPRPPRGREEVPVQISRLLHAHEVILLEARSMAKQASEDGDDGTNDLLVSNVIRTNELQVWFLAEHLVDVPLVRAD; encoded by the coding sequence ATGAAGAAGCAAAGATCGGACAAGGATTATAAGAACATCGGCTCCAGGGCGAAGCCCTTCGTTCACGAGGAAGCCATAGAGATCCAGCCCTACGGGATGATAGTCAAGCTCCCGATAGCGCTGTCCGAGAAGGTCTGTGCGAAGAGCGTCGAGAACCTGAACCAGGTTCTGGCCGATACGATGACGCTCCGTGACCTCTACAAGAAGCACCACTGGCAAGTGGCAGGGCACACCTTCTACCAGCTCCACCTTCTCTACGACAAGCACTTCGGCGAGCAGAGCGAGCTCGTCGACACCATAGCCGAGCGGATTCAGCTCCTAGGCGGGATAAGCCTTGCCATGGCGGCCGACATCGCGGAGACGACGATGATCCCCCGCCCGCCCCGCGGCCGCGAGGAAGTGCCGGTGCAGATTTCCCGCCTGCTCCACGCGCACGAAGTCATACTCCTCGAGGCCAGATCCATGGCGAAGCAGGCATCGGAGGACGGCGACGACGGGACGAACGACCTTCTCGTCAGCAACGTCATACGCACGAACGAGCTCCAGGTGTGGTTCCTCGCGGAGCATTTGGTAGACGTTCCGCTCGTCAGGGCGGATTAA
- a CDS encoding SDR family oxidoreductase produces MKIDLTGKTALVTGSTAGIGFAIARSFAESGAKVIVNGRSKDRVSEAVRKIKNDFPSAGVAGAAADLGTAEGAESLYKEVPFVDILVNNLGIFEPRPFFEITDDDWQKFFDVNVMSGVRMSRHFTPGMVERKWGRVIFIASESAIQIPVEMVHYGMTKTAQLAVSRGLAATVAGTGVTVNTVMPGPTWSEGVEVFVQGMVSGPDKDFKAIEEEFFETARPGSLIKRFATPEEIANLVTYVASPLSSATTGAALRADGGVANFIL; encoded by the coding sequence ATGAAAATTGATTTAACCGGAAAGACGGCTTTGGTGACCGGCTCCACGGCCGGGATAGGTTTCGCCATCGCGCGGAGCTTCGCCGAATCTGGGGCGAAGGTCATTGTAAACGGCAGGTCGAAGGACAGGGTGTCCGAGGCGGTCCGGAAGATAAAGAATGATTTTCCATCTGCCGGTGTAGCCGGAGCGGCGGCCGATCTCGGAACCGCCGAAGGGGCGGAATCTCTTTATAAAGAGGTCCCCTTTGTAGACATTCTGGTAAATAACCTCGGAATATTCGAGCCCAGGCCGTTCTTCGAAATAACGGACGACGACTGGCAGAAGTTTTTCGACGTAAACGTCATGAGCGGCGTCAGGATGTCCCGCCACTTTACGCCGGGCATGGTCGAAAGAAAATGGGGCCGCGTCATTTTTATAGCGAGCGAGTCGGCCATACAGATTCCCGTCGAGATGGTTCATTACGGCATGACCAAGACGGCGCAGCTGGCGGTTTCCCGCGGCCTCGCCGCGACAGTCGCAGGGACGGGCGTAACGGTCAACACGGTAATGCCCGGGCCGACGTGGTCCGAGGGCGTGGAGGTCTTCGTTCAGGGGATGGTCTCCGGCCCCGATAAGGATTTCAAAGCGATTGAAGAGGAATTTTTCGAGACCGCGCGCCCGGGCTCGCTGATCAAGCGTTTCGCGACTCCCGAGGAAATCGCGAACCTCGTCACGTACGTCGCCTCGCCGTTGTCGTCCGCCACGACCGGTGCGGCGCTCAGGGCCGACGGCGGCGTCGCCAATTTTATTCTGTGA
- a CDS encoding carbonic anhydrase: MSENLSSILDANSEYADSFGEKANLAMPPARKFAILTCMDARLDPAKFAGLSEGDAHVVRNAGGRASDDAIRSLVISSEVLGTREWFVIHHSDCGMETFTNEKISGDLKNTFDTNEGYFINWLTIPDREESVKEDVSRLRSHPLVSGDIRISGYIFDVKNGKLTEVVKG, from the coding sequence ATGAGTGAGAATCTGAGCAGCATTCTGGACGCTAACTCGGAATACGCGGACAGCTTCGGCGAAAAAGCGAATCTTGCCATGCCGCCCGCGAGGAAATTCGCGATACTGACGTGCATGGACGCCCGGCTCGACCCGGCGAAGTTCGCGGGCCTAAGTGAAGGCGACGCTCACGTAGTCAGGAACGCAGGCGGAAGGGCGAGCGACGACGCGATACGCTCGCTCGTGATTTCGAGCGAGGTCCTCGGCACCAGGGAATGGTTCGTCATACACCATTCGGACTGCGGCATGGAGACCTTCACTAACGAAAAGATATCGGGCGACCTTAAAAACACGTTCGACACGAACGAGGGGTATTTCATCAACTGGCTCACGATTCCGGACCGCGAAGAGAGCGTAAAGGAAGACGTGAGCAGGCTCCGGAGCCATCCGCTCGTTTCCGGAGACATACGCATTTCAGGCTACATCTTCGACGTTAAAAACGGCAAATTGACGGAAGTCGTAAAGGGTTAG
- a CDS encoding tetratricopeptide repeat protein translates to MRKSILTFLGEVKCKKDGWRDLSIDRDEHRRQATGDAKAYCARGYANSSFGDFEGALVDFSRAIELDSEYVEAYVTRGLVRIVLGDYSGAVRDSGNAIEIDPEYAEAYATRGLARRNLADYKGAIRDLDRAIETNSVLCRKHCKSGFAKSGIGDYAGAIDDFNRAIELYPNYADIHFIRGITNIALQSFYDVMEVKPGYFFTYYDRDYREHTRSYSLAYFGRGLAKSSIHDYRGAIEDYNYSILLSPELPVIYRRRGLVKCLAGDYVSAVRDFNKASELDAAGESAAAAGFSYPELLHPGAEGMRIHT, encoded by the coding sequence ATGCGAAAATCTATCCTGACTTTTTTGGGCGAAGTAAAATGCAAGAAGGACGGTTGGAGAGATTTATCGATTGACCGGGACGAGCACAGAAGGCAGGCAACCGGGGATGCGAAGGCCTATTGCGCCAGGGGGTATGCAAATTCCTCGTTCGGCGATTTTGAAGGCGCGCTCGTGGACTTCAGCAGGGCAATAGAGCTCGACTCCGAGTACGTAGAAGCTTATGTAACCCGGGGGCTGGTCAGGATCGTTCTCGGTGATTACAGCGGTGCGGTTCGGGATTCGGGCAATGCAATAGAGATCGACCCGGAATATGCCGAGGCTTATGCGACCCGCGGGCTGGCCAGGCGGAACCTCGCGGATTATAAAGGCGCGATACGGGACCTCGACAGGGCGATAGAAACGAACAGTGTTCTATGCCGGAAGCACTGTAAAAGCGGTTTTGCAAAGAGCGGGATCGGTGACTACGCGGGGGCCATAGACGACTTCAACAGGGCGATAGAGCTGTATCCGAACTATGCCGATATACATTTCATCAGGGGAATCACCAACATAGCACTGCAAAGCTTTTACGATGTGATGGAAGTTAAGCCCGGTTATTTTTTTACATACTACGACCGGGATTATAGAGAGCATACCCGGAGCTATTCTCTCGCTTACTTCGGCAGGGGCCTTGCAAAGAGCAGCATTCACGACTACAGGGGTGCGATAGAGGATTACAACTATTCCATATTGCTAAGCCCTGAACTCCCCGTCATATACCGCAGAAGAGGCCTCGTTAAATGCTTAGCGGGAGACTATGTCAGCGCGGTTCGTGATTTTAACAAGGCCAGCGAGCTCGATGCCGCCGGGGAGTCAGCCGCTGCCGCCGGGTTTTCTTATCCCGAGCTTCTTCATCCTGGAGCGGAGGGTATGCGGATTCATACCTAG
- a CDS encoding sigma 54-interacting transcriptional regulator, protein MDDSEKSRYNELILNAAGEGLASADINGNLTFINPAGAKMLGWEVEELISRPGHDIMHHTKPDGSPYPLEECPIYAAFQDGVVRFEDNEMFWRKDGSSFPVEYTSTPIREGGKFVGTVLVFRDITARKAAEKTLRETLGRLSKMNRYESIISVVTRTVHRTINLQEVLDNAVEALSENIDKAQHVSIYMVEGGNAIMRAYRGYPDWFVERVKSIPYPAGLTWKIITDGKPRYCANVDHDKTIGPAAREAGIKSYLCMPVFLEGKSVGTINVSSLHKNVFDKEEIQLLKNVAQQVGTAINNAHQAEALKKALSKVEELKNRLQAENIYLREEIKTEYNFDEIIGRSEALMNVLRKVEHVAPTEATVLIQGETGTGKELVARAIHHFSLRKDRPLVKVNCPALPAGLIESELFGHEKGAFTGALSPKTGRFELADGGTIFLDEIGDLPLELQAKLLRVLQEGEFERLGGSRSIKVSVRVIAATNRDLKQAVEEGKFRADLFYRLNVFPVFIPPLRERREDIPVLVGHFITKYSKKLEKKIDNISQEMMNGLLAHPWPGNVRELENVIERAVIVAHSPVIQIDESLDMRLEDTGPDTRSAGTLEDVERNYILRVLEDKGWVIHGERGAAVVLGMNPHTLRSRMKKLGIRKPGGSG, encoded by the coding sequence ATGGATGATTCTGAAAAGTCCAGATACAACGAGCTTATACTGAACGCCGCGGGCGAGGGGCTGGCCAGCGCCGACATCAACGGGAACCTCACGTTCATTAATCCTGCCGGGGCAAAAATGCTCGGCTGGGAAGTCGAGGAGCTGATCTCCAGGCCCGGGCACGATATAATGCACCACACGAAACCCGACGGCAGTCCCTATCCGCTCGAAGAATGCCCGATATACGCGGCATTCCAGGACGGCGTCGTCCGCTTCGAGGATAACGAGATGTTCTGGAGGAAAGACGGCTCGTCTTTCCCGGTGGAATATACGAGCACCCCGATTCGGGAGGGCGGGAAGTTCGTGGGTACGGTGCTTGTCTTCAGGGATATCACCGCGCGAAAAGCGGCGGAGAAAACGCTCAGGGAAACCCTCGGCCGGTTGTCGAAGATGAACCGGTATGAATCGATTATCAGCGTCGTCACACGAACCGTGCACCGGACGATCAACCTCCAGGAAGTCCTGGATAACGCGGTCGAAGCCTTGAGCGAGAACATAGATAAGGCCCAGCACGTCTCGATTTACATGGTCGAAGGGGGGAATGCGATAATGCGGGCGTACAGGGGCTACCCTGACTGGTTTGTCGAGCGCGTCAAAAGTATCCCTTATCCGGCAGGCCTTACGTGGAAAATAATAACGGACGGCAAGCCCAGATACTGCGCGAACGTAGATCATGACAAAACCATAGGCCCGGCCGCGAGGGAAGCCGGGATAAAGAGCTATTTATGCATGCCCGTTTTCCTCGAGGGCAAAAGCGTGGGGACTATTAATGTATCTTCCCTTCACAAAAATGTTTTCGATAAGGAAGAGATCCAGCTTCTCAAGAACGTCGCGCAGCAGGTCGGGACGGCGATCAACAACGCCCATCAGGCCGAGGCGCTGAAAAAGGCGCTGTCCAAGGTGGAAGAGCTCAAGAACCGGCTTCAGGCCGAAAACATTTACCTCCGGGAAGAGATCAAGACCGAATATAACTTCGACGAAATCATCGGCCGGAGCGAAGCCCTGATGAACGTATTGCGCAAGGTGGAGCACGTGGCTCCCACGGAAGCCACGGTTCTGATCCAGGGCGAGACCGGCACCGGGAAGGAGCTCGTAGCCCGTGCGATTCACCATTTCAGCCTGCGCAAGGACAGGCCGCTCGTTAAAGTGAACTGCCCGGCCCTTCCGGCGGGGCTCATCGAAAGCGAGCTCTTCGGCCACGAGAAGGGGGCTTTCACGGGGGCGCTCTCGCCCAAAACAGGCCGCTTCGAGCTGGCCGACGGGGGGACGATATTCCTCGACGAGATCGGCGACCTGCCGCTGGAGCTGCAGGCAAAGCTCCTCCGGGTGCTCCAGGAAGGCGAGTTCGAGCGCCTGGGCGGCTCCCGTTCCATCAAGGTTTCCGTCAGGGTCATCGCCGCGACAAACCGCGACCTCAAGCAGGCCGTGGAAGAGGGCAAATTCCGGGCCGACCTTTTTTACCGGCTGAATGTCTTCCCGGTCTTCATCCCTCCGCTGAGGGAGCGCAGGGAAGACATCCCCGTACTGGTCGGGCATTTCATAACGAAATACAGCAAAAAGCTGGAGAAAAAAATCGATAATATTTCCCAGGAAATGATGAATGGGCTGCTTGCTCATCCGTGGCCGGGAAATGTGAGAGAGCTCGAGAACGTGATCGAAAGGGCGGTCATCGTCGCGCATAGCCCGGTCATTCAGATCGACGAATCTCTGGACATGCGGCTCGAGGATACCGGCCCCGATACCCGAAGCGCAGGCACGCTCGAGGACGTCGAGCGGAATTACATCCTCCGCGTGCTCGAAGATAAGGGCTGGGTCATCCACGGCGAGCGTGGGGCCGCCGTGGTGCTAGGTATGAATCCGCATACCCTCCGCTCCAGGATGAAGAAGCTCGGGATAAGAAAACCCGGCGGCAGCGGCTGA
- a CDS encoding sigma-70 family RNA polymerase sigma factor produces the protein MEKKIAAIAEQALYEKSENLYTPGNKPGAGYFMDEHPDGRRAKQDLERLGDAEVVRLYVETQDEEAFNEMVNRHGEKIFRTALRITRSTTGAEEVLQEVFIKLATRLETLSEGGKFSSWLYSVTANESFAYLRAEKKYRNDLSLEERASNGFEIEDPSRGHGDPFSSRELLEKLERAVNELPVVYRTVFHLRDVEGLTNPEAAKVLNLPIATVKFRIRRARLFLRTRLSDFV, from the coding sequence ATGGAAAAGAAGATCGCGGCAATAGCAGAACAGGCCCTGTATGAAAAGTCCGAGAACCTGTACACGCCAGGGAATAAACCGGGCGCCGGATACTTTATGGATGAGCATCCGGACGGACGAAGAGCGAAGCAAGACCTCGAGCGGCTCGGCGATGCGGAAGTTGTCCGCCTCTACGTCGAGACGCAGGACGAAGAAGCCTTTAACGAAATGGTAAACAGGCACGGGGAGAAGATATTCAGGACCGCTCTCAGGATTACGCGCAGCACGACGGGCGCAGAAGAGGTTTTGCAGGAGGTGTTTATCAAGCTCGCGACCAGGCTCGAAACCCTCAGCGAAGGAGGCAAATTTTCGTCATGGCTTTACAGCGTCACGGCGAATGAAAGCTTCGCCTATCTAAGGGCCGAAAAAAAGTACAGGAACGACCTTAGCCTCGAAGAGCGTGCATCGAACGGATTCGAGATCGAGGACCCTAGCCGCGGACACGGTGACCCGTTTTCCAGCCGGGAGCTCCTGGAAAAGCTGGAGCGGGCGGTAAACGAGCTCCCCGTTGTTTACAGGACGGTCTTCCATTTGAGAGACGTGGAAGGTCTCACAAATCCCGAGGCGGCGAAAGTTCTGAACCTGCCAATCGCCACGGTTAAATTCAGGATTCGGAGGGCAAGGCTTTTCTTAAGGACACGTCTTTCGGACTTCGTATAA
- a CDS encoding oxidoreductase encodes MKRTWLITGASRGFGAEITKAVLAGGDRVIATARNKASLEDVAGDENALTLDLDVTDPVQIRAAVAAGLDRFGRIDVLVNNAGYGIIGAIEECSGAEVEDVYRTNVFGLLNVTRAVLPAMRKLRSGHIINMSSLGGYEASPGWGIYCSTKFAVEGISEALYKELAPLGIRVTVVEPGFFRTDFLDRSSLHGSGEQIADYADIVGKTREFVSGHNHNQPGDPARLALAIVEVADAVEPPLRLPLGKDAIARIVEKNSFVERETSRWYSLAVSTGYDEDAREEKDPNGKSSFNGVAHEN; translated from the coding sequence ATGAAGAGGACATGGCTGATTACGGGGGCTTCCCGGGGGTTCGGGGCCGAGATAACGAAGGCTGTCCTGGCCGGGGGCGACAGGGTTATAGCGACGGCGCGCAACAAGGCGTCTCTCGAGGATGTGGCGGGCGATGAAAATGCTTTGACTCTCGACCTGGACGTGACCGACCCTGTACAGATAAGGGCCGCCGTGGCGGCGGGGCTCGACCGTTTCGGGCGCATAGACGTTCTCGTGAACAACGCGGGGTACGGCATTATAGGCGCGATCGAAGAGTGCAGCGGGGCCGAGGTCGAGGACGTATACCGGACCAACGTATTCGGCCTCCTGAACGTCACGCGCGCCGTCTTGCCCGCCATGCGAAAGCTTCGCTCGGGGCACATAATCAACATGTCCTCCCTCGGGGGCTACGAGGCTTCGCCGGGATGGGGAATTTACTGCTCGACGAAATTCGCCGTCGAGGGGATAAGCGAGGCGCTATATAAAGAGCTCGCCCCGCTCGGAATCCGCGTTACGGTCGTAGAGCCCGGATTCTTCCGCACCGATTTTCTCGACCGGAGCTCGCTGCACGGGTCCGGGGAGCAGATTGCCGACTACGCCGACATCGTCGGCAAAACCCGGGAATTCGTCTCGGGGCACAACCACAACCAGCCGGGCGACCCCGCCAGGCTCGCACTGGCCATAGTCGAGGTCGCCGATGCCGTCGAGCCGCCGCTCAGGCTGCCTCTGGGGAAGGACGCCATAGCGCGTATCGTGGAGAAGAATTCGTTCGTCGAGCGCGAAACGTCCCGCTGGTATTCACTGGCGGTTTCGACAGGGTACGACGAAGACGCGCGGGAAGAAAAGGACCCTAACGGCAAAAGTTCTTTCAATGGAGTTGCTCATGAAAATTGA
- a CDS encoding NAD(P)-dependent alcohol dehydrogenase, translating to MIAARMYGYKQPLVIEEVGVPDIAADEVLVKVAATGMCRTDWQLLDGYFKAYKLPDFPLTPGHEIAGTVDKIGSLVPKSLGLAEGDLVAVVGGWGDGACRQCHEGNTHICSHGNWPGFGPYGGYSEYVPVPYSYLVPIGKQYNLTAEEVAPLTDAGLTPYRGIKKLRAAGALGPDRVLAVFGVGGLGTYAVQYAKILGSGATVVAFGRNDEKLAIAKDYGADETINIKGKSLDDIRKELLQKTGHREIDAVIDCAGAEEMIQTGFGLLSTEGHYSSVGLVGDRINIPLFPFVAREFTYHGSFWGNYNDLKEVVTLAEEGKIKHTVKKIKLDEVNENLELLRDGDIIGRAVIVF from the coding sequence ATGATTGCAGCACGCATGTACGGCTATAAACAGCCTCTCGTAATCGAAGAAGTAGGTGTTCCCGACATTGCGGCAGACGAGGTTCTGGTAAAGGTCGCGGCAACCGGGATGTGCAGAACCGACTGGCAGCTCCTGGACGGCTATTTCAAAGCCTACAAGCTGCCCGATTTCCCTCTCACGCCCGGGCATGAGATCGCGGGAACCGTCGACAAGATCGGGAGCCTCGTACCCAAGAGCTTGGGACTTGCCGAGGGCGACCTCGTCGCGGTGGTCGGGGGCTGGGGAGACGGCGCCTGCAGGCAATGCCACGAGGGCAACACGCACATATGCAGCCACGGGAATTGGCCCGGCTTCGGCCCGTACGGCGGATATTCGGAATACGTCCCCGTACCCTACAGTTACCTAGTGCCGATCGGAAAACAATATAACCTTACGGCCGAAGAAGTCGCCCCGCTGACCGATGCGGGCCTTACCCCGTACAGGGGAATCAAAAAACTCCGCGCCGCCGGTGCTCTCGGACCGGACAGGGTGCTCGCAGTTTTCGGAGTAGGGGGACTCGGCACGTACGCGGTCCAGTACGCGAAGATTCTCGGCTCGGGCGCAACCGTCGTGGCATTCGGCAGGAACGACGAGAAGCTGGCGATAGCAAAGGATTACGGCGCAGACGAGACAATCAATATCAAGGGAAAATCTCTCGACGATATCCGTAAAGAGCTGCTCCAGAAAACCGGACACCGGGAGATCGACGCAGTCATAGACTGCGCCGGGGCGGAGGAGATGATACAGACGGGATTCGGCCTCCTCTCGACGGAGGGCCATTACTCGTCCGTCGGTCTCGTGGGCGACCGCATAAACATCCCCCTCTTTCCGTTCGTGGCCCGTGAGTTCACGTACCACGGCTCCTTCTGGGGGAATTACAACGATCTCAAGGAAGTCGTGACACTGGCCGAAGAGGGAAAGATCAAACACACGGTAAAGAAAATAAAACTCGATGAAGTCAACGAAAACCTGGAGCTTCTCCGGGACGGCGACATCATCGGCCGCGCCGTCATAGTTTTCTAG
- a CDS encoding RNA polymerase sigma factor, producing the protein MKGTQISDTGFLDAESGYRETVGGNSHVGRTAGPAAAKDVKSASDEELVLRLKRGRDEEAFNEMVDRYAGAVFMVSLRVTLDAYDAGEVLQEAFLSIETPDSFHEGAKLTTWFYGIVLRLCFARLGVEKEHKRSESPDEYPPFREHRALERAFGSPRGFSDAADAQEWLGKIGHALGELPAGYRAVFQLADVEGLGDSEAAEILGISVEGAKTRIRRARLFLTGRLSGYFYRPEEVKRAKAG; encoded by the coding sequence ATGAAAGGAACGCAAATTTCAGACACGGGGTTTTTGGATGCGGAAAGCGGTTACCGGGAGACCGTCGGCGGGAATTCGCACGTAGGGCGAACGGCCGGACCGGCAGCTGCAAAAGACGTCAAGAGCGCGTCCGATGAAGAGCTCGTCCTCCGGCTGAAACGAGGCCGGGACGAGGAGGCGTTTAACGAGATGGTAGACCGTTACGCGGGCGCAGTCTTCATGGTTTCACTCAGGGTAACGCTCGACGCGTACGACGCGGGGGAGGTTCTCCAGGAAGCGTTTCTTTCGATAGAGACACCGGATTCCTTTCATGAAGGCGCGAAGCTCACGACCTGGTTTTACGGGATAGTTCTTCGCCTGTGCTTCGCACGTCTAGGGGTCGAAAAGGAGCATAAGAGGAGCGAAAGCCCGGACGAGTATCCGCCCTTCCGGGAGCATAGGGCGCTTGAACGGGCTTTCGGGAGCCCGCGTGGTTTCAGTGATGCGGCCGACGCACAGGAATGGCTCGGCAAAATCGGGCACGCCCTGGGCGAGCTGCCGGCTGGCTACAGGGCGGTCTTCCAGCTCGCAGACGTCGAGGGGCTCGGCGATAGCGAGGCGGCGGAAATCCTCGGCATCTCGGTCGAGGGAGCGAAGACGAGAATCCGGCGGGCGAGGCTTTTCCTGACGGGAAGACTCTCCGGTTATTTTTACCGGCCCGAGGAAGTCAAACGGGCCAAAGCGGGATAA
- a CDS encoding SDR family oxidoreductase, translating into MENRVVIITGGGTGIGRAAALQFAEAGAWVLVTGRRAGPLEETAGVSDRIEPLTADVLDETDIERVVQTAINHWGRIDVLVNNAGAFVQSPLDRIDRETVTSLFATNITAPTLLSRAALPSLKAAKGSIVNISSTFGHKASPAISHYAASKAALEHLTRCWALELAAFGVRVNAVAPGPTETDILARSGMPPDAVEQIKKEEAGSVPLGRRGDPEEVASWIVKLAEPEAGWMTGQVISVDGGPGIA; encoded by the coding sequence ATGGAAAATCGAGTCGTAATAATCACCGGGGGAGGAACGGGGATCGGGCGGGCGGCGGCGCTTCAGTTCGCCGAAGCGGGGGCATGGGTACTCGTCACGGGACGCCGTGCCGGCCCTTTGGAAGAGACGGCCGGCGTCTCCGATCGTATAGAACCTTTAACGGCGGACGTACTGGACGAGACGGATATAGAAAGGGTCGTTCAGACCGCTATTAACCACTGGGGACGTATAGACGTCCTGGTCAACAATGCGGGAGCATTCGTTCAGAGCCCGCTCGACCGGATCGACCGGGAGACGGTGACCTCGCTTTTCGCCACGAACATTACGGCGCCGACGCTGCTCAGCCGGGCGGCTCTGCCGTCGTTAAAGGCCGCCAAGGGCTCCATTGTCAACATATCCAGCACCTTCGGGCACAAGGCCTCGCCGGCGATTTCACATTACGCGGCCTCCAAAGCGGCGCTCGAACATCTTACGCGCTGCTGGGCCCTGGAGCTGGCTGCTTTCGGAGTTCGGGTCAACGCGGTCGCGCCCGGGCCGACGGAAACCGATATTCTTGCGCGCTCCGGAATGCCCCCGGATGCCGTCGAGCAAATCAAGAAGGAAGAGGCCGGCAGTGTGCCGCTCGGAAGACGGGGGGATCCGGAGGAAGTAGCTTCCTGGATCGTAAAGCTGGCGGAGCCCGAAGCGGGCTGGATGACCGGACAGGTTATATCCGTGGACGGAGGACCCGGCATTGCCTGA